The genomic window TTATGCGACGCCGTTTTCTCGGCCTCGAACCCGTCCAGGACCGCCGCCGAGCACTTGAAACGCGGCACTTGCCCCAACTTCAGCTCTGTTTTAAGACCCAATCCTTCGTTATCCCCCTTGCCTATCTCTTCATTAGCTTCACCTTCGGTTTCGTATCATCATAATCATCGTAAACGAAGTCCTTCAGCTGCTGTTTCTCTTTTACGAAACCAAGTAAGTAATAATAACAGTCATGATACcaataataatagcaatagtAACTCGTTGGCTATAGTTGAGTCTACTCGTTTACTGAGTTACACGAGTCATACtgataacaacaacaacaatgttGGGTTGACTCAACATCATTTGATTTTATCTGGTGGAAAAGAAGATTTAGGTGCTTTAGCAATGTTGGAAGATAGTGTTAAGAAGCTTAAGAGTCCTAAAATTTCCCCTGGTCCAGCTTTAAGTAAGGGTCAAATAGATTCTGCGTTTGATTTATTAGCTGATTGGTTCTACGAGTCTTGTGGGTCGGTTTCGTTTTCTAGCCTTGAACACCCAAAGTTTAGAGCTTTCCTTAACCAAGTTGGGATGCCGGCTATTTCGAGAAGGGACCTTTCCGGTGCTCGGCTCGATAATAAGTTTTACGAGGCCAAGGACGAATCCGAGGCTCGAATTAGGGATGCAATGTTCTTTCAAGTTGCTTCTGATGGATGGAAGAGGAAAAGTTGTTGTTGTAGTAGTTATACAAGTAGTAGTGGTGGTGGTAGTAACTTTGGATGTGTGGAGgagaattttgttaaatttagtgtTAATCTTCCGAATGGGAGTAGCTTGTACCAGAAGGCGGTCTTCACCGGTGGACCGGTGAGTACCAAGCAAGCTGAGGAGGTTTTGTGGGAGACGGTAATGGGGATATCGGGAAATGGTGTTCAGAAATGTGTAGGAATCGTTTCAGATCATAAGGCGAAGGCATTGAAGAATTTGGAGATTCAGAATCATTGGATGGTTAATCTTTCTTGTCAGCTTCAAGGTTtcattaatttgataaaggattTTAGCAAAGATCTCCTTCTTTTCAGGACCGTCACTGAGAATTCCTTAAAGCTAGCGAATTTTGTAAATAATAACTTGCAAGTTAGGAACAGCTTTCGAAAGTATAAGATGCAGGAGCTTGATTGTGCTGGGTTGATACGAGTTCCTTTCAACGAATGCCATTGCAGCAGTAACATTGCACATGTTTTTGCAATGTTGGAGGACATATTGAACTGTTCACAAGTGCTTCAGATGGTTGTATTGGACGATTCTTACAAGGGGATCTGTATTGAGGATCCAGTTGCGAGGGAAGTTGCCGGTATTGTCCAAAATGAAGGGTTTTGGAATGATTTAGGGGCTGTTTATGCACTGGTGAAGTTGATCAGAGGTATGGCTCATGAGATTGAGGTGGAGAGGCCGTTGATCGGGCAATGCCTCCCTCTTTGGGAGGAGTTGAGGGTCAAAGTGAAGGAATGGTGTGCCAAGTTCAACATTGCCGAAGCGCCTGTTGAGAAAATTGTTGAAAAGAGATTTAGAAAGAACTACCACCCCGCATGGTCAGCTGCATTTATACTCGATCCGCTTTACCTGATACGGGATACCAGCGGAAAATACCTTCCACCATTCAAGTGTTTGACTCACGAGCAAGAGAAAGATGTTGATAAACTCATAACTCGTTTGGTTACCAAGGAAGAAGCACATGTTGCACTGATGGAGCTCATGAAATGGAGATCAGAAGGGTTAGAACCACTCTATGCTCAAGCCGTTCAAGTTAAACAACGGGACTCTGTGACCGGAAAACTGAAGATCGCTAACCCCCAAAGCAGTAGGCTGGTATGGGAAACTTGTCTTAGCGAGTACAAATCATTGGGAAAGGTTGCAGTGAGGCTTATCTTCTTACATGCAACATCATGCGGGTTTAAACGTAACTGGTCTTTGATGAAGTGGATTTGTGTACACAGACACTCACGGATAGGCCTTGAAAGGGCTCAAAAAATGATATTCATTGCAGCTCATTCAAAGCTCGGCAGGAGGGATTTCTCCAACGAGGAAGAAAAAGACGCGGATCTATTTATGATCGGCGGTGAGGATGGCATCCTCAATGGAGTCTTTACAGATGCACCATAAGTGTAatgctttttttcttttaactctttGTAGAATTGTAAACTTTAGGATTTGATCGAATTCTTTCTTCAATTGTCTtttatttttgtccatcttcactTCTGTTCCAATCTAAAAATCAGGAAAAAAACATATAGATAGTGATGTAGTAGCTAGAGAATGTTTGTTAGAAATTTCAATGATTGCATGATTTGAATGAAAATAACCACTTTATTGTCCTACCatgatttcattttcttttgtacATAGTGACTGAATGAATACAGTATCATCTTCttctatatatttataaagaATTTGATTTTGTAAGAGAAGAATGGGGATTATCTGCAGAACAATGGCTGAAGTTATACAATGGTAGCCTAtgtatttgcatgtcaaatgcatcaatgtaaattttttatcaattattaTATAAGGGAATTGTACTAGAATCTGTTGCATAAACCTGGCACATGTGTGCCTTTTTCCTATCATCATATTTTAAATGCTTGAAGGACAGTTACTATCTATAGTTTCATGTGAAGAAGCCTTTATctgaaaaaagttgaaaaataagTGGACTATatgaatattttacaatttaaaaattCTCATAAAGATATGAAGTTTTCTCCTAAAGGTGCTTCTGTTATTCTAAATGTGGTATGCTCCAAGTTTTTGGGGTCTAAAACCAATATTCTGTCATCCCAAGCCCCAACATGCTCTTTCAATGAAAATGCAAAAAATTTGAGGGATTTTCATGAGTTTTTGAAGATGGTAAGCTTCGGTTTTACTTTTACTTGCCGAATTCAACCAAGCTGTATGTTATATATGGTTTGTTTTACTTTTGGTACATTCATCTTCTGTATGAACTTTCATGATCTAGTAAGCCAAACTGGAATCGGTACAAGGATGATCTAGCCATATTTGTGTTGTTATGATACATCAGTAAGTTCCTAGAACGATGCTGATCCGTTTTACTGCCTCGTATCTTGAAAACTTAGTATGCCAGTGCCTAGTTGGTGTCTTTGTTGTATATCTAATCCAAAAAGGATAAGGAATCTTGTGAAAACCGACTCTTGATCGGAGCATCAGTTTGTGATACCATTGCATTTGTGAAAAATCATTGATTATCGGAACTAATGTCTGCATATTGACTGTTTGTTGAAGAAAAAGAAGTGAAAAACAAGTTTGGACTATGATTTACTGCAAAAATAGGCCTTGGCATTTAATAGTATCATTGTTGGTGCTGCAGATATGCAAAAAACCAGTTGAAGCTTGTGGTGAACCAGATTTTTAGTTTCCACTCGAAAAAGGGTCAACCTCGGATGAACTCGGGAACATATCTTTGTTGCTGTAAGGCACTTACTTGCTGATATGACTCAACTGTGTAACCAAGGTTGTCTGGTTTTGCTAATGTGGAGGAGCCCCCACCTTGAGGAGAGTGGATGTCTGTCTTGTCACAGTCAAGGGAAAAAAAAGTAAGAAGTAACGGCTTTTTCCTCCTCTCTCTCTATtcgatttttttatcatttactgGCGAGCTTAATCTCCATCATTTTCGGTAGCTTGTCTTTCAAACATTCCAATTATGGTGACATTGCTGCTTTCTAGCTGGGACCCTTtgtatttcaaattttttgatGTTAAGAttgaatattgaaattttttCACAGGGTTATCGGTTAGATAGCTGCTACAAAGTTTTTGAGCAAAGTGGAAGCAAAGAGAGGACTGTCGGCTTTAGGAGGTACACGATGGCTGATAGAGATATTGCAACGAACTTGACCCGATTTTGCTGGTTCTTAAATTTCTGTGAGCTTTATTGACTGGTATTAGTGGTATGTATCCATGCACGTTGCAATGGATTATGAGTATTGTTAGGGACaatatgaaaatgtcaaaatctCAAATCTAATAAATGTATATAAacatacatataaaaattaagacTGGCTCATAGGGTATCCTGGTGCCATATTTGACTTAAAACTATATTTCTCCGATTTGAAGTGTTTGTGTGTTAAACACACGGTTAAACGCATATTGGGACATGGATATGAGGGTACGAGCCTTGGAATATATGAAAGAACTTGGAAAAAATTAAGTATAACCATGTTAGAAGTCTAGAAAAAGGAGAAACGAAGGAAACGTGTGCATGTTAGACTgagattttattcaattttaacaaaaagagACTTTTTGCAGCAACTTCAAAGTGGAATCACTGGATGTCCATTCCGGCATGTTTAAGCATTCAAACGGACCGCTAATGCACGTATAGGTACATCCGAGGTGATGACAACAGTGCCACTAATACGCGAAAAAGGTAAGTCAATAACGAGCCCTAAATGTACATACATGCATACGAGAAAATTAGTCTGTTATGGCTTCAGTTTCTTTAGTAATTTCTGTATCACTCTCCATGATACACCATTAATTGACAATACGATAAATTTTTTTGCTAAACACTCAAAAACCATTGCCTCTTTCGATGGTAAAGCCGTATAAAATCGAACTTCATACGTAGTTACCAGCATGTTAATAACAAAAATACTGAAGATATTACATATTTTGGATCAACCctttttatgttttggtcattaCTACTTGAATTTTTAGGGAGGGATAAGGGGAGCTGTCGGCAAGGCCAAGTAATGTTGACTGCTCACCAACTACAGAGGcggctttttttctttctttttttttggttatacCCCTATGGTATGGCCTTTTTATTGTTCATtccactaatttatttattttttctttgataaAAGGGGAAGAAAAGTATAATCATTAAGTATAGGACAAAGAGGAGGACCCTCTTTCTTATACAAAGAATCTTGACACTTTCATGTTACGCCATGATTaattttcttttgtctttttcAGTATAATCACTGGTGTTTTCATCGGTTCTACGCTTTAAGAGTAAAAATTGTATGAGTTGAGGATGATATTTAGTTAAACACTTCCTAACAATCTTAACTGTAAGATTCGAACTTGGTTCAAATACCTAGTAAAGAATTCTATTACTATTTCTTTTCTTGATTATTATATTATCGttggtaaaaatatcatggagTTCCCtgtattaagggttaaattgtattttgtccTCTCTACTTAAAAAAGGGGACAAATTAATTcttgtatattagatcaaagaacaaattgATTATTCgtattaaaaatatcatttatttgtACTATTTAAAAGAAAACCCAATGTTGTACATGAGGCATGCCATAATTCGTACTAATGTACAATGATTAGTTTTTAACACCATATATAGAtggaaattttaacaaaatatccGGTTTGCTTTTTAGTCTAACACACATggattaatttgctcattttttaagtAACTCTTAATATAAGAGTCTCCatgataattttactaatttacttcccctttttctttttacCCACTTATATGGTTGTCGATTGTTTTTGAAATTGAAGCAGAATCAGATCCATATAATTGTAATGTGAGATGATGTTGATTTGCATTGCCACTGGTAGTCATAATTTTGTGGACCATCCCCCCCTCCTCTTTTTTTGGTTGCTTTAAAGTTTAATCTTTCTCTCTATGCTCTAATTTTCAAATGACTGTTATACTGCAAACCCGGTTTGAGCCCTAGGAATAGGAATGGCAGAGgttagatatttttaattttgaattatctataaaattttcagagttaCTATTCatgttcaaatttaaataaaatattatttctatccataaaaaaatcaattttaaaatttctaatattttttcgGGTATCTAAATTTACAAAAACTCAACTATGAAACCATtagtatttttatatacataaaatcaaaattataaacattttgtaatCAATAAATTCGAATAATAGAGATCTACATTTATTATTACTGAATACTAATATTTATTATCCTGTCATgaggatttttttaaatattaattttattataaatttttatcatatctgtttttttatataatacttaaaattacTCATAGTCTCTCTCTAActtttaaataggaggataatgtaaTTCAGCACACTTAAATTCAGATTTTCTtatatcaatcaaattaaaaatttttaatccGACATAgggaaaggaaaataaaactttaaaacacCCATTGATTTGGAGAGATTTGAAATTAAAGAAAGACAGGTGGGTATTAGGCCTAGATGGGGTTTTCATTCCCCCTAGGTTTTaggaatatatattattattattatttgacaaaaGATTTTCTAATATCTCGTAAATATATTAAAGTTAGAAGATTTTGTGAaaggtgaaaattaaattaaaatttttatgaaagataaaatataattttttttagtttaaaattttatatttataaaaaattattaaatcatgtcaaatattaatttagagttaaaatataaattttctattttttgaaaCAAGTGTTGAGTTTCGATTAGactcaaacttaaaattttatttaaaagatacgaagttgataataaaaataagtgttgcagataattatttttattaaattgaaaaaagggaaattcgttgattttatataataaaaacctCAATTAATATTAGTGTAGAACCTACCAATCTCCCAACTATATTTACCTACTAATAGTAATAATGATATTCATACTCAttacaaaacaaaataatttatattctCCTAATTTCATGATTACACACTCTTTTTTCCCTTTCAAAACGCCTAAAcctttcttaattattttattgaaaatttccaAAAGTAGAGACAGTTTTTCACGTTGGTCCACATTTTATGGGCCAAAAAGCCCTTTTTACTTTGACTTTGTGAGGTTAAAAATAACTTTATAAAGCTTTGATTGAACTTCCATATCTTGCTTTTGCCGGACCTAAACCTAATTTCCGCTTAACAGTTAAAATGTAAATCTCATTTTACCCCCAACCTTTTTTTTATACCCTACAGGAAAGTAGGTTCAAATGCGGACTACaattttaatttacaattaaaataatattaaacatgaatagtTCATTTTATAAAGTATaacatcaaatttaaatatttaaactagctTAAATTCGATTCAAATGGTTTTTAATTGGCCTTACGGTGTTGGTTGAACCAATTGGATCATCAATTAGACCAATTTTGATAGACATGACTGATCGAGTATTAATTTCGTTGACATCTTTACTATTGCAGCAATTTAAAATATGCGGGTTTGAGAGTGTAGCATATAATATCATCCACGAATTCGGAGTTAtggccaaaataaaaataaattggtttgtttacttatttatttaaaagcgcatgattaaatcataattaaagttCCATGTATACATTTGAACAACAATCAAAGTTTAAatgtataattacaccaaattaaagtttatgtataattttgagatttatttaaaaatatatataaactattgttttttacttatatataaatcttaatattttcattacatttaaatgaagtataattttttatttcatacttaaacatgctttttaaaaaaaaaaattagacctAAAAAGTTTTAATTACATCCCTACAACAAAGCTTACATGAATTTTCATTTCAGAAACAATTTTACATTTAATCTATTattgtaacaaaataaaataaaaataatgtattagtttataaaatattgaaatataatttttaacatataattaacaaatTTACCAATATTTTAAAGGTTACAAGTACAAAttcacataattataattaaGATGAAGCATTACAAAacacaataaaaattataataaaaatatattaaaatctaaactaaaataaatttaaacaaaacatagtgaaatttaaaccataaaaaataaataaaaaaaaagaactacAAAGAAATTAGTAAATGATAACTATTAGCAGTGGGGACATTTTGGTTACCAGCTTCTTGAAAAGCTAAAACAAAATGGAATATTATTATTGTAGagcttattattatttattttagggcTTAACCACCTTGGTTTGTCGTCTTCTACCTTTATATCTTTTAGGTTGTTCATTGTTTCTAACTACTAACCAAAATTTGTTGCTTTTTACTTATCATATggaatcataaaattttcaatttaattaagttGGTGAAATGGATTTGAATTTCAAAAGTTGGGACAACATTTTTCATTTGACTCACAGATAAACACTTTCATACTTATGATgaccaaaacaaaacaaataaaatgttgGTCCAAcatattatttgataatttttaaaaaaaataaataaaataaaattgagggacataaactaaaataatctatcctaattattttaatgttagtatagatacatttttaaaaaagtcTTAGCTCattatttactcttttttttttttggattttttcctatgtaattatgTTATGCTGTTTAGGATTTCATTCATTTTGCAGATTAAAAGGAATTTACTCAAAACTTTTTGTTCAATCTAATAGGTCTCGCTCATATTGGACCACTACTGGATAGAATCTTTTGTAATTTAGATAGGCCCAACTCAAcctgaattattatttaaataataaatattttaattaaatataattaaaaatataaatattataagaaataatattttgataTCAGAAAATTATTTAGTATTATATAATTGGAGATTTTAGACTCTACAAGATAGGGTTCTAGAGATCACACATGTTTTATTTAcgatatataataaaaaataaaaatttaggaatTGAATAAACATGTGACCATATTTAAAGCCTACTcgagaaattaaaatatttcattggCAGTATACCAATTAGGGTTGCAACCGAGTCAAGCCGAACTCGATTAGTAACAAGCGTAAGCTCGACTTaacattcaaggcttaatacttGGCTCGAGTTTGATCAACACCAATTTCTAAACTCAAACTTAGCTCGAGACTTAATGGAGCTACTCGAGCTCGATTAAACTTGTTCTATACGataagattaaaaatataatttcataataaaaagaatattaaaatgaaaagctCGATTAAGTTCACAAATTGTTCAAATCAAATATTACAATGCTCAAATTCGTCTTGATCAATAATTTGAGATGCTTAAACTTGAAATCATGCACAAGTGTGATTTACATataaatttgttttaatattttacaaagaAAGTGAGAAATTTTCTTTTCCCCTACCAAGTATGGACAAAAacgattttatttcatttctagtTACATACATCACATAAAATTAATTCAATCAGCCATAGaatattacataaaattaatTGTGGAATTTATTTTCTTCGGA from Gossypium hirsutum isolate 1008001.06 chromosome D12, Gossypium_hirsutum_v2.1, whole genome shotgun sequence includes these protein-coding regions:
- the LOC107931036 gene encoding uncharacterized protein translates to MASTISMPPTDPSSSSTEDPAAKAVNKRYEGLITVRTKATKGKGAWYWAHLEPILVRNPESSLPKAVKLKCSLCDAVFSASNPSRTAAEHLKRGTCPNFSSVLRPNPSLSPLPISSLASPSVSYHHNHRKRSPSAAVSLLRNQVSNNNSHDTNNNSNSNSLAIVESTRLLSYTSHTDNNNNNVGLTQHHLILSGGKEDLGALAMLEDSVKKLKSPKISPGPALSKGQIDSAFDLLADWFYESCGSVSFSSLEHPKFRAFLNQVGMPAISRRDLSGARLDNKFYEAKDESEARIRDAMFFQVASDGWKRKSCCCSSYTSSSGGGSNFGCVEENFVKFSVNLPNGSSLYQKAVFTGGPVSTKQAEEVLWETVMGISGNGVQKCVGIVSDHKAKALKNLEIQNHWMVNLSCQLQGFINLIKDFSKDLLLFRTVTENSLKLANFVNNNLQVRNSFRKYKMQELDCAGLIRVPFNECHCSSNIAHVFAMLEDILNCSQVLQMVVLDDSYKGICIEDPVAREVAGIVQNEGFWNDLGAVYALVKLIRGMAHEIEVERPLIGQCLPLWEELRVKVKEWCAKFNIAEAPVEKIVEKRFRKNYHPAWSAAFILDPLYLIRDTSGKYLPPFKCLTHEQEKDVDKLITRLVTKEEAHVALMELMKWRSEGLEPLYAQAVQVKQRDSVTGKLKIANPQSSRLVWETCLSEYKSLGKVAVRLIFLHATSCGFKRNWSLMKWICVHRHSRIGLERAQKMIFIAAHSKLGRRDFSNEEEKDADLFMIGGEDGILNGVFTDAP